In the Epinephelus lanceolatus isolate andai-2023 chromosome 6, ASM4190304v1, whole genome shotgun sequence genome, one interval contains:
- the LOC117254004 gene encoding 5-hydroxytryptamine receptor 3A-like, with product MTIVGILGVNEKEQTLTVFIWQYLEWDIAGLSWDEKECGTTRVSVPREQLWVPDIVINEFMDEDKSPKTPYVYLYNTGHVYDDRPVRVIATCKLVIYTFPFDIQNCTLTFESYLHFAEDIKVNQKHSAAEILEESRKVLQTRGEWELVDIKQAQTTLEITEGSYSELKFFIILRRRPILYVVNLLIPSCFLITVDLFSFLLPPESVDRSAFKMTLILGYTVFLLIMNDLLPVTGNTTPLINVLFSVSLALMVASLLETVFITNIQFSSSQYRKVPHWLSVLVLRYLAVIVFLPPKKKSNRVTVSLHPPATAISPSIISSGDLQSVSGDTPREKTPPDPALDELRKLSRDLMAIRLQLRHVCRLYPV from the exons ATGACTATAGTGGGAATTTTAGGAGTG AATGAAAAAGAGCAGACCTTAACAGTATTCATATGGCAATACCTG GAGTGGGATATAGCGGGACTGAGCTGGGATGAGAAGGAATGTGGAACTACAAGAGTCTCTGTCCCTCGAGAACAGCTTTGGGTCCCAGACATCGTCATCAATGAGTT CATGGACGAGGACAAATCTCCCAAAACGCCTTATGTCTACTTATACAACACAGGTCATGTTTATGATGATAGGCCGGTCAGAGTGATCGCCACCTGCAAATTAGTCATCTACACTTTCCCCTTTGATATCCAAAACTGCACTCTGACCTTTGAATCATACCTGCACTTTG CTGAAGACATAAAGGTGAATCAAAAACATTCAGCTGCAGAGATCCTGGAGGAGTCCAGGAAAGTGCTACAGACCAGAGGAGAGTGGGAGCTTGTTGATATCAAACAAGCTCAAACAACCCTTGAAATAACAGAGGGAAGCTACTCTGAGCTCAAATTCTTT ATCATTTTGAGACGTAGGCCAATCCTTTATGTGGTGAATCTCCTGATCCCCAGCTGCTTCCTCATCACAGTGGACCTCTTCAGCTTCCTGCTGCCTCCCGAAAGTGTGGACCGGTCCGCCTTTAAGATGACCCTCATCCTGGGCTACACCGTTTTCCTGCTCATCATGAATGACCTGCTGCCTGTCACTGGAAATACAACACCTCTAATAA atgttttattcTCAGTCAGTCTGGCTCTGATGGTGGCCAGCCTGTTGGAGACAGTGTTTATCACCAACATCCAGTTCAGCTCCAGCCAGTACAGAAAGGTGCCTCACTGGCTCAGTGTCCTTGTGCTACGATATCTAGCTGTCATTGTTTTTCTCCCTCCAAAAAAGAAGAGCAACCGCGTCACAGTCTCCCTTCACCCACCTGCTACAG CAATCAGTCCCAGCATCATCTCTTCAGGAGATCTTCAGAGCGTCTCTGGTGATACACCTCGTGAGAAAACCCCTCCGGATCCAGCCCTGGATGAACTGAGGAAGCTGAGCAGAGATCTCATGGCCATCCGCCTCCAG
- the LOC117254005 gene encoding 5-hydroxytryptamine receptor 3C-like isoform X2 — protein sequence MTEVKTAGVIFLCVSLLHGFVATLNCTSPTPKALFDALETELFPRKLFRPVNNFTDVLEVSIELTLVGILGVNEKEQSLTIFIWQILEWHIAGLSWDERECGTEKVSVVREQLWVPDILIKEFMDEDKSPKTPYVYLYNTGRVYDDRPVRVIATCKLVIYTFPFDIQNCSLTFESLLHVVEDIRIIKTGTSAEILEESRDVMQTRGEWELVDIRSSESYIETGHGNYSEIKYYIILRRRPILYVVNLLLPSCFLITLDLFSFLLPPHSVDRSSFKMTLILGYTVFLLIMNDLLPVTGNTTPLIKEQLRHSVPSPTCYSNES from the exons ATGACAGAAGTGAAGACAGCCGGGGTCATTTTCCTTTGTGTTTCACTGCTTCACG GTTTTGTTGCAACATTGAACTGCACCAGCCCAACTCCTAAGGCCTTGTTTGATGCACTTGAGACTGAATTATTTCCAAGAAAACTATTTCGACCTGTAAATAACTTTACAGATGTGCTGGAAGTATCCATCGAACTGACTTTGGTGGGGATTTTAGGAGTG AATGAAAAAGAGCAGTCCTTAACAATATTCATATGGCAAATCCTG GAGTGGCATATAGCGGGACTGAGCTGGGATGAGAGGGAATGTGGAACTGAAAAAGTCTCTGTTGTTCGAGAGCAGCTTTGGGTCCCAGACATCCTCATCAAAGAGTT CATGGATGAGGACAAATCTCCCAAAACCCCATATGTCTACTTATACAACACAGGTCGTGTTTATGATGATAGGCCAGTCAGAGTGATCGCCACCTGCAAATTAGTAATCTACACTTTCCCCTTTGATATCCAAAACTGCTCGCTGACCTTTGAATCATTACTGCATGTAG TTGAAGACATAAGGATTATTAAAACAGGCACATCTGCAGAGATACTGGAGGAGTCCAGAGATGTGATGCAGACCAGAGGAGAGTGGGAGCTTGTGGATATCAGATCATCTGAATCTTACATTGAAACAGGTCATGGGAACTACTCTGAGATCAAATACTAT ATCATTTTGAGACGTAGGCCAATCCTCTATGTGGTAAACCTCCTGTTGCCCAGCTGCTTCCTCATCACACTGGACCTCTTCAGCTTCCTGCTGCCTCCTCATAGTGTGGACCGGTCCTCTTTTAAGATGACCCTCATCCTGGGCTACACCGTTTTCCTGCTCATCATGAACGACCTGCTGCCTGTCACTGGAAATACAACACCTCTAATAA AAGAGCAACTGCGTCACAGTGTTCCTTCACCCACCTGCTACAG CAATGAATCCTAG
- the LOC117254005 gene encoding 5-hydroxytryptamine receptor 3C-like isoform X1, producing the protein MTEVKTAGVIFLCVSLLHGFVATLNCTSPTPKALFDALETELFPRKLFRPVNNFTDVLEVSIELTLVGILGVNEKEQSLTIFIWQILEWHIAGLSWDERECGTEKVSVVREQLWVPDILIKEFMDEDKSPKTPYVYLYNTGRVYDDRPVRVIATCKLVIYTFPFDIQNCSLTFESLLHVVEDIRIIKTGTSAEILEESRDVMQTRGEWELVDIRSSESYIETGHGNYSEIKYYIILRRRPILYVVNLLLPSCFLITLDLFSFLLPPHSVDRSSFKMTLILGYTVFLLIMNDLLPVTGNTTPLINVLFSVSLALMVGSLLETVFITNIQFSASKYRKVPHWLSVLVLRYLAVIVFLPPKKKSNCVTVFLHPPATAMNPSTISSRDLQSISGDTPHEKPPLDPALDELRKLSRDLMAIRIQIGKHAQESNTSEEWQMIALVIDRLLFGLYIGFISSLFIAIIAIWVWSNIHVG; encoded by the exons ATGACAGAAGTGAAGACAGCCGGGGTCATTTTCCTTTGTGTTTCACTGCTTCACG GTTTTGTTGCAACATTGAACTGCACCAGCCCAACTCCTAAGGCCTTGTTTGATGCACTTGAGACTGAATTATTTCCAAGAAAACTATTTCGACCTGTAAATAACTTTACAGATGTGCTGGAAGTATCCATCGAACTGACTTTGGTGGGGATTTTAGGAGTG AATGAAAAAGAGCAGTCCTTAACAATATTCATATGGCAAATCCTG GAGTGGCATATAGCGGGACTGAGCTGGGATGAGAGGGAATGTGGAACTGAAAAAGTCTCTGTTGTTCGAGAGCAGCTTTGGGTCCCAGACATCCTCATCAAAGAGTT CATGGATGAGGACAAATCTCCCAAAACCCCATATGTCTACTTATACAACACAGGTCGTGTTTATGATGATAGGCCAGTCAGAGTGATCGCCACCTGCAAATTAGTAATCTACACTTTCCCCTTTGATATCCAAAACTGCTCGCTGACCTTTGAATCATTACTGCATGTAG TTGAAGACATAAGGATTATTAAAACAGGCACATCTGCAGAGATACTGGAGGAGTCCAGAGATGTGATGCAGACCAGAGGAGAGTGGGAGCTTGTGGATATCAGATCATCTGAATCTTACATTGAAACAGGTCATGGGAACTACTCTGAGATCAAATACTAT ATCATTTTGAGACGTAGGCCAATCCTCTATGTGGTAAACCTCCTGTTGCCCAGCTGCTTCCTCATCACACTGGACCTCTTCAGCTTCCTGCTGCCTCCTCATAGTGTGGACCGGTCCTCTTTTAAGATGACCCTCATCCTGGGCTACACCGTTTTCCTGCTCATCATGAACGACCTGCTGCCTGTCACTGGAAATACAACACCTCTAATAA atgttttattcTCAGTCAGTCTGGCTTTGATGGTGGGCAGCCTGTTGGAGACAGTGTTTATCACCAACATCCAGTTCAGTGCCAGCAAGTACAGAAAGGTGCCTCACTGGCTCAGTGTCCTTGTGCTACGATATCTAGCTGTCATTGTTTTTCTCCCTCCAAAAAAGAAGAGCAACTGCGTCACAGTGTTCCTTCACCCACCTGCTACAG CAATGAATCCTAGCACCATCTCTTCAAGAGATCTTCAGAGCATCTCTGGTGATACACCTCATGAGAAACCCCCTCTGGATCCAGCCCTGGATGAACTGAGGAAGCTGAGCAGAGATCTCATGGCCATCCGTATCCAGATAGGCAAACATGCTCAGGAGAGCAATACCTCAGAGGAATGGCAAATGATTGCATTAGTCATTGACCGTCTGCTTTTTGGCCTGTACATTGGCTTCATCTCTTCCCTCTTTATTGCCATCATAGCCATCTGGGTCTGGAGTAACATACACGTAGGTTAA